From a single Mangifera indica cultivar Alphonso chromosome 19, CATAS_Mindica_2.1, whole genome shotgun sequence genomic region:
- the LOC123203213 gene encoding TMV resistance protein N-like yields MSIQRVSSYGSSPSSSWMHDVFISFRGEDTRKNFTDHLYTALTRKGINVFKDDIELEIGKPISSELLNAIEKSRISIVVFSRNYVSSTWCLDELVKIVECKNSLGQMVIPIFYDVDPLVEQEQKGTFEEVFRDQEAFRDNLQQVQKWRSALMEVINLSGWDSKDRYESEFIEEIVTVVSSKLGGSTSTFMNLKKLLVSCLEQLQAQTIRIQWGRSVVSSSPFFFLKFFFFPHLNAVFCFLTFKAVQH; encoded by the exons ATGAGCATTCAAAGAGTGTCTTCATATGGATCTTCTCCTTCCTCAAGTTGGATGCATGATGTCTTTATAAGCTTTAGGGGTGAAGACACTCGAAAGAACTTCACGGATCATCTTTACACTGCTTTGACTCGGAAAGGAATCAATGTATTTAAGGATGACATAGAACTTGAGATTGGGAAACCCATTTCGTCAGAACTCCTTAATGcaattgaaaaatcaagaaTTTCAATAGTTGTTTTTTCAAGAAACTATGTTTCTTCTACCTGGTGTTTGGATGAACTTGTTAAGATCGTTGAATGTAAGAATTCATTGGGACAGATGGTCATTCCGATTTTCTACGATGTGGATCCATTAGTTGAACAAGAACAAAAGGGAACCTTTGAGGAAGTGTTTCGTGATCAAGAAGCATTTAGGGACAATTTACAACAGGTGCAAAAATGGAGGAGTGCTTTGATGGAGGTGATTAATCTCTCTGGATGGGATTCGAAGGATAG GTATGAAAGTGAGTTTATCGAAGAAATTGTGACAGTAGTTTCAAGTAAATTAGGAGGTTCGACTTCAACATTTATGAATCTGAAGAAACTGCTTGTTTCATGTTTAGAGCAACTACAAGCGCAGACAATAAGAATTCAGTGGGGCCGATCCGTAGTTTCAtcatcaccttttttttttttaaaattttttttctttccacatCTAAATGCAGTATTCTGCTTTTTGACTTTCAAGGCCGTTCAACATTAA
- the LOC123203472 gene encoding uncharacterized protein LOC123203472 produces MAQHRQSSNHSNNSNGTSSGDHVSIGIRSKTFHGKSSRSRRSARSDKSARRLSVASVSVFLLLVLLVTLLAYFTSLDYNTDDAVVDTDKEDTISYHAVDGDLMNEIDFLTNVTRRDTFKVLGFGKGSVMQGRDSRYWDKDDRRRDDNYNEDEVERSSTAAKGGSNNMGHVLVKMVNGNKKISHDDPHKGLDGKGVDLYNEAGRDELKIYEAKYEASLKNLGQSGNAKGIGNQQSEDKDFEMRSEAMDVDDEYDNNAEFHDTQVE; encoded by the exons ATGGCTCAGCACAGACAATCAAGCAATCACAGCAACAACTCAAACGGCACGTCGTCCGGTGACCACGTGTCCATCGGCATCCGAAGCAAGACGTTTCACGGCAAATCTTCTCGCTCCCGCCGATCGGCGCGCTCCGATAAGTCTGCTCGCCGACTCTCTGTCGCCTCCGTCTCCGTCTTCCTCTTGCTCGTGCTCCTCGTCACTCTCTTAGCCTATTTTACATCTCTGGATTATAACACTGACGATGCTGTTGTTGATACTGATAAGGAAG ACACGATTAGTTACCATGCTGTGGATGGTGATTTGATGAATGAAATTGATTTTCTTACTAATGTGACACGGAGGGACACATTTAAAGTTCTTGGATTTGGTAAGGGCTCGGTAATGCAGGGAAGAGATTCAAGATATTGGGATAAGGATGATAGGAGAAGGGATGATAATTACAATGAGGATGAAGTAGAACGTTCTAGCACGGCTGCAAAGGGTGGAAGTAATAATATGGGCCATGTTCTTGTGAAAATGGTGAATGGCAACAAGAAGATTTCTCATGATGATCCACATAAGGGTTTAGATGGAAAAGGAGTTGATTTGTATAACGAAGCTGGGCGTGatgaattgaaaatatatgaagCAAAATATGAAGCATCCCTAAAGAATTTGGGCCAATCAGGAAATGCCAAAGGAATAGGAAATCAACAGTCTGAAGATAAAGATTTTGAGATGCGAAGTGAGGCTATGGATGTTGATGATGAGTATGATAATAATGCTGAATTTCATGATACTCAAGTGGAATAA